A stretch of Ignavibacteria bacterium DNA encodes these proteins:
- a CDS encoding T9SS type A sorting domain-containing protein → MTKEFIVLCLALLSFTATAQPNQVYSHGDPTPEEQLMLEMINRARANPTEEGVRLMDTDDARVQQSYSFFNINKSATKQAFAGYAQRPPLAFHPSLMTAAADHSKDMDDHNFQGHNSSNGDDLGDRYAKVGYASMGTYGENVAAYSESVWHGHCGLNVDWGTQNQIDLGHRTNIMNISNYLFTEIGIGIIINNQGLQTNHVGPYVITQDFGLRSVRYITGVVYNDKNANGFYDIGEGLSGVSVKPNRGTYYAVTSTSGGYAIPFTGSGSVVVTASEGGLAAPVVKTVDFSGENIKVDFIPASQGPGNVTLRLPANNATGRPLEVTLEWNTAPMADSYEYQVATTQNFSANTIVAKGKPSTTSALVTVPQCNTKYYWRVRGVNSVGNGQWSAPYSFTTGGKLPTSTTASSPKGAQSGDNTGTIAFAWTSAADATTYHLRIKNSTSPFAVIYEDTSIVGTTKNIPVASIGAGSFTWEVRAKNSCGNGGWSTPAGFSLTVTSVAESMENGWGVKITPHPVTSSSTVVMTAPIPSVVTLTLSDLSGSSHVLGSYNVESGQTTLPVDVRSQYASGMYLLTISSNGTIVSRVTLVIP, encoded by the coding sequence ATGACCAAGGAGTTCATAGTGCTGTGCCTAGCGCTTCTTTCATTCACTGCAACAGCGCAGCCGAATCAGGTCTATAGTCATGGCGACCCAACGCCGGAAGAACAATTGATGCTCGAGATGATCAATCGGGCACGGGCGAACCCAACAGAAGAAGGTGTGCGGTTGATGGATACGGACGATGCTCGAGTACAGCAGTCCTATTCCTTCTTCAACATCAACAAGAGTGCAACCAAACAAGCATTCGCCGGGTACGCACAACGTCCGCCTCTTGCGTTTCATCCGAGCCTTATGACAGCTGCGGCCGATCATTCCAAGGACATGGACGATCACAACTTCCAAGGACACAACAGTAGTAACGGTGATGACCTTGGTGACCGCTATGCCAAGGTGGGCTATGCCTCAATGGGTACGTACGGAGAAAACGTTGCCGCATACAGCGAATCCGTCTGGCATGGTCACTGCGGATTGAATGTGGACTGGGGAACGCAAAATCAGATCGATCTCGGACACCGAACGAACATCATGAACATCTCGAACTATCTCTTTACGGAGATCGGTATCGGGATCATCATCAACAACCAAGGACTGCAGACCAATCATGTTGGTCCTTATGTGATCACCCAAGATTTTGGACTCCGCAGCGTGCGGTACATCACCGGCGTGGTCTACAATGACAAGAACGCCAATGGGTTTTACGACATCGGTGAAGGTCTCAGCGGCGTCTCAGTGAAGCCCAATCGCGGAACGTATTATGCCGTTACAAGCACCTCGGGCGGTTATGCCATACCGTTCACCGGAAGTGGTTCCGTTGTTGTTACGGCATCTGAAGGGGGCTTGGCAGCACCTGTCGTAAAGACAGTCGATTTCTCTGGAGAGAACATCAAGGTCGACTTCATTCCTGCATCCCAGGGTCCCGGCAATGTGACGCTGCGTCTGCCCGCCAATAATGCAACAGGCAGACCGCTTGAAGTGACGCTCGAATGGAATACTGCACCAATGGCTGATTCATATGAGTACCAGGTTGCAACCACACAGAACTTCTCGGCGAATACCATCGTAGCCAAAGGCAAACCAAGTACGACCTCTGCCCTCGTGACAGTCCCACAGTGCAACACAAAGTACTATTGGCGTGTGCGTGGTGTGAATAGCGTTGGTAACGGTCAATGGTCAGCCCCCTATAGCTTCACAACCGGTGGCAAGCTCCCTACCTCCACAACAGCGTCCTCACCAAAGGGTGCTCAGTCAGGCGACAACACCGGAACGATCGCGTTTGCATGGACGAGTGCCGCAGATGCAACCACGTACCACCTCCGGATCAAGAATTCAACGTCGCCTTTCGCAGTGATCTATGAAGACACGTCCATCGTTGGAACAACGAAGAACATTCCCGTTGCCTCCATCGGAGCCGGAAGCTTCACATGGGAAGTTCGCGCGAAGAATTCTTGTGGCAATGGTGGCTGGTCCACGCCTGCCGGCTTCTCATTGACCGTTACGAGTGTGGCAGAGTCCATGGAGAATGGCTGGGGAGTGAAGATCACACCTCATCCCGTTACGAGCTCAAGTACCGTGGTCATGACAGCGCCGATCCCAAGCGTCGTAACCTTGACCCTATCCGATCTAAGTGGGTCATCGCATGTTCTGGGGAGTTATAACGTTGAATCCGGTCAGACGACTCTACCGGTTGACGTGCGTAGTCAGTATGCCAGCGGAATGTATCTATTGACGATCAGTTCAAACGGAACGATCGTTTCACGAGTAACCTTGGTGATCCCATGA